The genomic DNA ACTCGCTGAGAGCGGCTGTGCCATCCTGCTGTCCGGTACAGATCACCTGTCTTTTCTTTCGACAACGTCCCTGCCAGGGACCATCGTTCTCAATCACACGATAGAAAAAAAATGAGCGAAAATTCAGTCGGCATTGTCAAACCGCACTTTTTCACCTTCGCCGAACCGCCCCAGGAGATGCCGTTGGACAGCGGCGGCCGGCTCGGCCCCATCACCTTGGCCTATGAGACCTATGGTGTGCTCAACGATCGTGCTTCCAACGCCGTTCTTATCGCCCACGCCCTATCCGGCGATGCACACGTGGCTGGTCGGCATTCCGCTTCGGATAAAAAGCCCGGATGGTGGGATTATATGGTGGGGCCCGGTCGGCCGTTCGACACCGATCGCTACTTTGTCATCTGCTCCAACGTCATCGGCGGCTGTAAAGGCTCCACCGGCCCGACCAGCCTGAATCCGCAGACCGGCAAACCCTACAACTTGGATTTCCCGGTGATCACCGTCGGCGACATGGTGCGCGCCCAGGCCCGGCTGATGGATCATCTGGGCATTGAACGATTGCTCTGTGTGGTCGGCGGCTCTATGGGCGGCATGCAGGCCCTGGAATGGGCCATCGAATTTCCACATCGGGTGGCCTGCGCCATTCCCATTGCCACCACCTGTCGGCAGAATGCACAGGGCATTGCCTTTGACGAGGTCGGACGCCAAGCCATCTATGCAGACGCGGACTGGTGTGAAGGCCAGTATTCGTCGCAGGGGCGCAGGCCGGTGAAAGGGTTGGCCGTCGCCCGCATGCTGGCGCACATCACCTATCTCAGTGAAGAGTCCATGCGCAAAAAATTCGGCAGGCGTCTGCGGCAAAAAGAGGCCTATGGATTCGACTTTCGCACCGATTTCGAGGTGGAGAGCTATTTGCAGCATCAGGGTGAAAGTTTTATCAAACGGTTTGACGCCAACAGTTATCTCTACATTACCAAAGCCATCGATTACTTTGATCTGCAGCGTGACTTTGGATCTGTAGAAAAAGCGTTTGCGCACGTGAGCGCACGTTTCCTGGTGCTGTCTTTTTCCTCAGACTGGCTTTACACCACAGCCCAGGCCAAGGAGATCGTTCGCGCGTTAAAAATCAATCACAAGCATGTGACGTTCTGTGAAATACCCTCTTCCTATGGCCACGATGCCTTTCTGATCGAAAATCCCCCTATGATGAAGATGATCGCTGATTTCATCGGACACGTCTACCAGGAGGAATCGGCGCGATGACTCCTCCTTGTCGTCTGCGCGTCGACCTGCAGTTGATCGCAGACCTGGTGCCGGAGGCTAGCCGCGTGCTGGACCTCGGCTGCGGCGACGGCGAACTCTTGGACAAGTTGATCCACGAAAAAGGGGTGGACGGCCACGGCGTTGAACTGTACCACGAGCACATCTACGAGTGCGTCGCCCGGGGCGTGCCGGTGATTCATGCGGATCTGGACGAAGGTTTGTCTGATTACCCGGACGGATCTTTTGATTACGTCATTCTCAGCCGCACGCTGCAGGAAGTGCACAAACCGTTGGCCATTTTGCGCGAGATGATGCGGGTGGGAAAGATTGGAATCCTCAGCGTTCCCAATTTCGGCTACTGGCGCACGCGCTTTCAGCTGTTCTTTCAGGGACGCATGCCGGTGACCCGGAGCTTGCCCTATCAGTGGTACGATACGCCCAATATTCACCTGCCCACGCTCAAGGATTTTATCCAGCTGCTGGCCGCGGAGAACATCCGCGTGCAGCAGCGTATCGTGCTGGCCAACGGACGACCACGGCTGTTGGCCCGCTGCTGGCCCAACGCGCTGGCCGAGCTGGTGATTTTGGTGATAGAGAAGAATGACAAGCAATCGCCCTCCACAAGGCCGTAGCGCAGACGCGCTTACTCTACTTAACGCTTATTGCCACCTCTTTTCATCCCCCTATCCTCTACTCTGCACATCAATGACCACATAGTCCAATCATGCGAACAGCAGTGCAGTGAAACGCTCAACCTGCGAAAGCACAAGCGATGCAATCTTGGCGTTTACAGAGCGGTTACGACAGATGGGGCCTTGGTTAAGTCGCCGTTTGCCTTGACTTTTAGCAATTTCTTGTTAAATTATATCAGCAAGAGCTTTGGTGATGGGAATTGGGGCCTGCCATGTATCCGCTCCTTATCTATCCATAACGGTCTAACCGAAGAATCGCCTGCTGTTTTTCTGAACGCAAAAGGGATCGCCTATGGATGTATTCGA from bacterium includes the following:
- a CDS encoding homoserine O-acetyltransferase; amino-acid sequence: MSENSVGIVKPHFFTFAEPPQEMPLDSGGRLGPITLAYETYGVLNDRASNAVLIAHALSGDAHVAGRHSASDKKPGWWDYMVGPGRPFDTDRYFVICSNVIGGCKGSTGPTSLNPQTGKPYNLDFPVITVGDMVRAQARLMDHLGIERLLCVVGGSMGGMQALEWAIEFPHRVACAIPIATTCRQNAQGIAFDEVGRQAIYADADWCEGQYSSQGRRPVKGLAVARMLAHITYLSEESMRKKFGRRLRQKEAYGFDFRTDFEVESYLQHQGESFIKRFDANSYLYITKAIDYFDLQRDFGSVEKAFAHVSARFLVLSFSSDWLYTTAQAKEIVRALKINHKHVTFCEIPSSYGHDAFLIENPPMMKMIADFIGHVYQEESAR
- the metW gene encoding methionine biosynthesis protein MetW, which codes for MTPPCRLRVDLQLIADLVPEASRVLDLGCGDGELLDKLIHEKGVDGHGVELYHEHIYECVARGVPVIHADLDEGLSDYPDGSFDYVILSRTLQEVHKPLAILREMMRVGKIGILSVPNFGYWRTRFQLFFQGRMPVTRSLPYQWYDTPNIHLPTLKDFIQLLAAENIRVQQRIVLANGRPRLLARCWPNALAELVILVIEKNDKQSPSTRP